A window of Streptomyces sp. NBC_01689 genomic DNA:
GCGGCGGCGCGGGTGAGCGCGGAGACCGCGGCCTTCGAGGTGATGTAGGGGGCGGCGTTCGGGATGCGCCGGTGTGCGCCGAGGTTGGCGGAGATGTTGACGATGGTGCCACCGCCGTGCTCCTTCATGTGGGCGATCTCGTGCTTCATGGCCAGCCACACGCCGGTGACATTGGTCCGGATCACCGCGTCCCAGTCCTGCTCCTCGACCTCGCCCGCGGGTACGCCGCCGCGGAAGATGCCGGCGTTGTTGACCGCGATGTCCAGCGCGCCGAAACGGGCGACGGTCGTGAGCACGAGGTCGTGGAGCTGTGCGGAGTCGGTGACGTCGGCGGTGAAAGCGGCGGCGGTGCCGCCGTCGGCATGGATGAGTGCGACCGTTTCGTCCAAGGAGGCCGCGGTGCGTCCCGCGGCGGCCACGGACGCGCCTTCGGAGGCGAAGGCGATCGCGATGGCGCGGCCCAGGCCGGAGCCCGCGCCAGTGACGAGGACGGTCTTTCCGGTGAAGCGGTTCATGTCGGTGTCTCCTTCAGGACGGGGAGGGGATGGCCCGTCGGCGGGCCGTGGATCACTTGGTGCGGTGGTGGTGCAGGAGGGCCACGACCGCCAGGGCGGCTCCGGTCGCGGCCAGGGACGCGGCGTCGCTGCCGAGTGTGAGCAGGACGGCGAACAGGACGGTCGGGCCCAGCTCCATCGCGGTGTTCAGCACGCCGCCCGAGAGTCCGCTCTGTCAGTGGGACACATCGGCCGTCGCGAAGGAGGCGGCGGCTCCAGCCGGCAGCAGGACGAGGCCGGGCAGCAGTCCGTACGCGTACGGCGTGTGCGCGTCGAATCCGGTGAACGCGAGGAGGGCGAGCCCGAGGGCGGGGCCGTGCCGAGACCGGCGGCCGCTACGGCCCTGGCCTCGTACCGCCCGATGAGCGGCCCGGCCGTTCGTCCCGAGACGACCAGCGTCACGGCGAACGGTACGAACGCGACCGAGGTCTGCAACGGTGACCAGGCCCGATCCTGCTGGAGATGGAGGGAGAGAACCACGAACGTCATCCCGGTCCCACAGGCGCCCAGCGCGGTGGCGGTCAGGGCCAGGGCCCGCCGCCGGTCGACCAGAAAGCCGGGGGGCGGCAGCGGATCGCGGGCTCGGCGCTCGACGCACCAGAACGCGACCACCAGCGCGGCCCCACCGCGCAGCGGAGCGAGGACGCCCGCCGACGACCAGGGCCGGCCGTCGGTGACGACGAACCCGTAGCTGGCCAGGGTGATCCCGGCGGTGGCGAGCACCGCGCCCGGCAGGTCCAGTGCCCTGCCGCGGTGGGGCGGGGTGCCCGGAAGGAGCAATGGCGGAGAGTGTGCAGACCAGCATGGTCCGGACGCTGCCGAGGAGGACGAACGCACGCCGGTTCCGCGAGACGGAGACGCATGCGCTGCTCGTGACAGCCATGACTCCTCCTCGATATTAGACCGAACGGTTCAATATGTGGGCAGGTGCAGGGAAAGGGCAGCCGTGGGCCGAGACGGCCATGTGGGCCCTGTGTCTCCGGGGCCCTGATCTAGTCCAGTAGCGCCAATGCCTGCTCGGCGGCGCTCCGTACCCGCTCGGGATCGTGCGACGCCTTGCCCACGATCCGTACGCCCTGCAGCAGGACGAGCAGCATGCGGGCCAGCGCACGCGGATCGCGGTCCTCGGGAAGCTCGCCCTGGGCCTGGGCGCGTACGAGCGCTGAGTACAGCGGGGTCTCGACGTGA
This region includes:
- a CDS encoding SDR family NAD(P)-dependent oxidoreductase yields the protein MNRFTGKTVLVTGAGSGLGRAIAIAFASEGASVAAAGRTAASLDETVALIHADGGTAAAFTADVTDSAQLHDLVLTTVARFGALDIAVNNAGIFRGGVPAGEVEEQDWDAVIRTNVTGVWLAMKHEIAHMKEHGGGTIVNISANLGAHRRIPNAAPYITSKAAVSALTRAAALDHIHQNIRINAVSPGASDAPMSLRPGETEADRAERMKSENPLGRVAEADEVAAAVLYLASPAAGSVVGADLVIDSGASA